The Planctomonas sp. JC2975 DNA window CCCGCGCGCAGGAACTCGGCATCCTGTGATCCGTTGACGCACGGTATCCGCGGCGAGGGGGATCGCGGCGCAGGATCGTGTCGTGCGACGGTTCCTCTGCGGAAGACTCGACGGACGCTACGGGGCTCGGTTCGCACCAGTCCTCGCGCTGCCGGTAAGCTCGAGCACATGTCTTGCACCCGGCGCACCTCGAACGCACAGGTCTTCTCGACCCGTGCGGTGCGCCGACGTCAGTGCCGACTCCTTCTGGGCGCACGCCGAAGCTAGGCGACGCGTACGGGACCGCGTGTTGAGCGGTTCGCTGTGGGCGTCGCCGTGCCGACAACCGTTCGCCCAACCCTCTTAAGGTAGAGACATGTCCTATTCGGTCGCCGTCGCCGGCGCCTCGGGCTACGCGGGGGGAGAGATCCTCCGCATTCTGGCCGATCATCCTGATTTCGAGATCCGCACCGTGACGGCCGGTTCCAATGCCGGCTCGCCGCTCATCGATCACCAGCCGCATCTGCGCTCCCTCGCTCACCTCACGCTGCAGGAGACGGATGCCACGACCCTCGCCGGTCATGACGTCGTGTTCCTCGCGCTGCCGCACGGAGCATCCGGAGCCATCAGCGCCCAGCTCGGAGACGGCACACTCGTCGTCGACTGCGGCGCGGATCACCGGCTCACGTCCGAGTCCGACTGGGACGCCTTCTACGGCGGCGACTACGCAGGTGCGTGGGCATACGGCGTTCCTGAGCTCCCCGTCGTGGATGGCAGCGGGGTGGACGGCAAGCAGCGGGATGTCCTCGCCGGCGTCACCCGCATCGCCGCACCCGGCTGCAACGCCAGCTCGGTCTCGCTCGCCATCGCACCCGGAGTCGCTGCGGGGCTCATCGACGAGACGGACATCGTCGCCGTGCTCGCCGTCGGCCCGAGCGGCGCAGGCAAGAGCCTCAAGACCACCTATCTCGCGTCCGAATTGCTCGGCAACGCCGTGCCGTACGGCGTCGGCGGAACCCACAGGCACATCCCCGAGATCCTGCAGAATCTGCGGGCCGCGGGGGCTGCGAACCCGGCCATCTCGTTCACGCCGGTGCTGGTGCCTATGTCGCGGGGGATCCTCGCGACGGTCAGCGCTCCTCTGAAGCCAGGCGTCTCGGTCGACGAGGTGCGGGCGGCGTGGAACGACGCGTACGCAGGAGAGCGGTTCGTGCAGGTTCTCCCGGCTGGCAGGTTCCCGCGCACGTCC harbors:
- the argC gene encoding N-acetyl-gamma-glutamyl-phosphate reductase; amino-acid sequence: MSYSVAVAGASGYAGGEILRILADHPDFEIRTVTAGSNAGSPLIDHQPHLRSLAHLTLQETDATTLAGHDVVFLALPHGASGAISAQLGDGTLVVDCGADHRLTSESDWDAFYGGDYAGAWAYGVPELPVVDGSGVDGKQRDVLAGVTRIAAPGCNASSVSLAIAPGVAAGLIDETDIVAVLAVGPSGAGKSLKTTYLASELLGNAVPYGVGGTHRHIPEILQNLRAAGAANPAISFTPVLVPMSRGILATVSAPLKPGVSVDEVRAAWNDAYAGERFVQVLPAGRFPRTSDVLGANTALIGLAVDARANRVVSIIAVDNLVKGTAGAAIQCANIALGLPESTGLSVNGVAP